Proteins found in one Aphelocoma coerulescens isolate FSJ_1873_10779 chromosome 27, UR_Acoe_1.0, whole genome shotgun sequence genomic segment:
- the SLC35B1 gene encoding solute carrier family 35 member B1 yields the protein MRPPGAPRDVALEVPPALSGPAATMGASAAAGLPERLRLPVCFLGVFACYFYYGILQESITRGRYGEGAKQEKFKYALTLVFIQCVINAAFAKLLIRFVDAARPDRTRGWLYGACSLSYLGAMVSSNSALQFVSYPTQVLGKSCKPIPVMLLGVTLLRKRYPPAKYLCVLLIVAGVALFLYKPKKGTGDTEHVFGYGELLLLLSLTLDGLTGVSQDHMRAHYQTGSNHMMLNVNLWSTLFLGAGILFTGELWEFLSFTERYPSIISNILLFGLTSALGQSFIFMTVVYFGPLTCSIITTTRKFFTILASVVLFANPISPMQWVGTILVFLGLGLDAKFGKGVKKTSH from the exons atGAGGCCGCCCGGGGCGCCGCGGGATGTGGCGCTGGAGGTGCCGCCCGCGCTGagcggccccgccgccaccATGGGAGCGAGCGCGGCCGCGGGGCTGCCCGAGCGCCTCCGCCTGCCCGTCTGCTTCCTCGGCGTGTTCGCCTGCTACTTCTACTATGGCATCCTGCAGGAGAGCAT CACCCGAGGCCGCTACGGGGAGGGCGCGAAGCAGGAGAAGTTCAAGTACGCGCTGACCCTCGTGTTCATCCAGTGCGTGATCAACGCCGCCTTCGCCAAGCTCC TGATCCGGTTCGTGGACGCGGCGCGGCCGGACCGCACGCGGGGGTGGCTGTACGGGGCCTGCTCCCTGTCCTACCTGGGCGCCATGGTGTCCAGCAACTCCGCGCTGCAGTTCGTGAGTTACCCCACACAG GTCCTGGGCAAGTCTTGTAAGCCCATCCCAG TGATGCTGCTGGGGGTGACCCTGCTGCGGAAGAGGTACCCCCCAGCCAAGTACCTGTGCGTGCTGCTCATCGTGGCGGGGGTGGCCCTGTTCCTCTACAAGCCCAAGAAGGGGACGGGGGACACCGAGCACGTCTTTGGCTacggggagctgctgctg CTGCTGTCGCTGACCCTGGACGGGCTCACGGGGGTGTCCCAGGACCACATGAGGGCTCACTACCAGACAGGCTCCAACCACATGATGCTCAACGTCAACCTCTGGTCCACGCTGTTCCTGGGGGCAG GGATCCTGTTCACAGGGGAGCTCTGGGAGTTCCTGAGTTTTACGGAGCGTTATCCCAGCATCATCTCCAACATCCTCCTCTTCGGGCTCACCAGCGCCCTGGGCCAG AGCTTCATCTTCATGACCGTGGTGTACTTCGGGCCCCTGACCTGCTCCATCATCACCACCACCCGCAAGTTCTTCACCATCCTGGCCTCCGTGGTGCTCTTCGCCAACCCCATCAGCCCCATGCAGTGGGTGGGCACCATCCTGGTGTTCCTGG GCCTTGGACTCGATGCCAAATTCGGGAAGGGGGTGAAGAAGACGTCGCATTGA
- the KAT7 gene encoding histone acetyltransferase KAT7: MQRRKRNAGSSSDGTEDSDFSTDPEHTDSSESDGTSRRSARVTRSSARLSQSSQDSSPVRNPPAFGPDEPVYSTRRVTRSQQQPAPVTPKKYPLRQTRSSGSETEQAVDFSDRDTKNAADHDESPPRTPTGNAPSSESDIDISSPNVSHDESIAKDMSMKDSGSDLSHRPKRRRFHESYNFNMKCPTPGCNSLGHLTGKHERHFSISGCPLYHNLSADECKVRAQSRDKQIEERMLAHRQDDNNRHATRHQAPTERQLRYKEKVAELRKKRNSGLSKEQKEKYMEHRQTYGNTREPLLENLTSEYDLELFRRAQARASEDLEKLRLQGQITEGSNMIKTIAFGRYELDTWYHSPYPEEYARLGRLYMCEFCLKYMKSQTILRRHMAKCVWKHPPGDEIYRKGSISVFEVDGKKNKIYCQNLCLLAKLFLDHKTLYYDVEPFLFYVMTEADNTGCHLIGYFSKEKNSFLNYNVSCILTMPQYMRQGYGKMLIDFSYLLSKVEEKVGSPERPLSDLGLISYRSYWKEVLLRYLHNFQGKEISIKEISQETAVNPVDIVSTLQALQMLKYWKGKHLVLKRQDLIDEWIAKEAKRSNSNKTMDPSCLKWTPPKGT; the protein is encoded by the exons ATGCAGCGCAGGAAG CGGAACGCGGGCAGCAGCTCGGATGGAACAGAGGACTCGGATTTCTCCACGGATCCCGAGCACACGGACAGCTCCGAGAGCGATGGCACGTCCCGGAGATCCGCCCGCGTCACCCGCTCCTCGGCCAggctcagccagagctcccAGG ACTCCAGCCCCGTGCGGAACCCGCCGGCGTTCGGGCCGGACGAGCCCGTGTACTCCACGCGGAGGGTGACgcgcagccagcagcagccagcccctGTCACCCCCAAGAAATACCCACTGAGACAGACGCGCTCCTCCGGCTCCGAGACCGAGCAGGCCGTGGATTTCTCGGACAGAG ACACTAAAAACGCGGCGGATCACGACGAGTCCCCGCCCCGCACCCCCACCGGGAACGCGCCGTCCTCGGAGTCCGACATCGACATCTCCAGCCCCAACGTGTCCCACGACGAGAGCATCGCCAAGGACATGTCCATGAAGGACTCGGGCAGTGACCTGTCCCACCGGCCCAAGCGCCGCCGCTTCCACGAGAGCTACAACTTCAACATGAAATGTCCCACTCCCGGCTGCAACTCCCTCG GACACCTGACCGGGAAACACGAGCGCCACTTTTCCATCTCGGGGTGCCCTCTCTACCACAACCTCTCGGCAGATGAGTGCAAG GTGCGAGCCCAGAGCCGGGACAAGCAGATTGAGGAGCGGATGTTGGCCCACAGGCAGGACGACAACAACAGGCACGCCACCAGGCACCAG GCTCCCACAGAGAGGCAGCTGCGGTACAAAGAGAAGGTGGCTGAGCTCAGGAAGAAGAGGAACTCGGGGCTGAGCaaggagcagaaggagaaatACATG GAGCACAGGCAGACCTACGGCAACACCAGGGAGCCTCTCCTGGAGAACCTGACCAGCGAGTACGACCTGGAGCTGTTCCGGAGGGCTCAGGCCCGGGCGTCTGAGGACCTG GAGAAGCTGAGGCTGCAGGGGCAGATCACCGAGGGCAGCAACATGATCAAGACCATCGCATTCGGGCGCTACGAGCTGGACACGTGGTACCACTCGCCCTACCCCGAGGAGTACGCGCGCCTCGGCCGCCTCTACATGTGCGAGTTCTGCCTCAAGTACATGAAGAGCCAGACCATCCTGCGCAGGCACATG GCAAAGTGTGTCTGGAAGCACCCCCCCGGTGATGAAATCTACCGCAAGGGCTCCATCTCCGTGTTCGAGGTGGACGGGAAGAAGAACAAG ATCTACTGTCAGAACCTGTGTCTGCTGGCAAAGCTTTTCCTGGACCACAAAACCCTTTATTATGATGTTGAACCCTTCCTCTTCTACGTCATGACCGAGGCTGACAACACTGGCTGCCACCTGATCGGGTATTTctccaag GAGAAGAATTCCTTCCTCAACTACAATGTGTCCTGCATCCTGACCATGCCCCAGTACATGAGACAAGGCTATGGCAAAATGCTCATCGACTTCA gCTATTTGCTGTCGAAAGTAGAAGAAAAGGTTGGCTCCCCAGAACGTCCCCTGTCCGACCTGGGCCTGATCAGCTACAGGAGCTACTGGAAGGAGGTTCTGCTGCGCTACCTGCACAACTTCCAGGGCAAGGAGATCTCCATCAAAG AGATCAGCCAGGAGACTGCAGTGAACCCCGTGGACATCGTGAGCACCCTGCAGGCCCTGCAGATGCTCAAGTACTGGAAGGGCAAACACCTGGTCCTCAAAAGACAG gatcTGATTGATGAGTGGATTGCCAAGGAGGCCAAGAGGTCCAACAGCAACAAGACCATGGATCCCAGCTGCCTGAAGTGGACCCCTCCCAAGGGCACCTAA